One genomic window of Chiloscyllium punctatum isolate Juve2018m chromosome 23, sChiPun1.3, whole genome shotgun sequence includes the following:
- the ten1 gene encoding CST complex subunit TEN1 produces MLPQAGEFYFLWEICSGGVEEGNTVRTFGRLTTYDARISEAILSVHRNSIDYQLQVRTSLVEPFEARIGSEYMVLGEIETAAGNIPVIQARLLMDADGVNLPLLERAVQEQRKYFQQRVARDALETEIETNKRDV; encoded by the exons ATGCTGCCACaggctggagaattttattttttgTGGGAGATTTGTTCAGGTGGTGTTGAAGAAGGAAATACAGTGAGAACATTTGGCAG GTTAACTACTTATGATGCTAGGATCTCAGAGGCAATTCTGTCTGTACATCGCAACTCGATCGATTATCAGCTTCAGGTCCGTACTTCACTGGTGGAACCATTTGAAGCTCGCATTGGGTCTGAGTATATGGTACTTGGAGAAATTGAAACCGCAGCAG GCAACATTCCTGTGATCCAAGCTCGGCTACTAATGGATGCAGATGGAGTGAACTTGCCATTACTGGAGCGTGCCGTACAAGAGCAGAGAAAGTACTTCCAACAAAGAGTTGCAAGGGATGCCCTTGAAACTGAGATAGAGACCAACAAAAGGGATGTGTGA